The following proteins are co-located in the Deltaproteobacteria bacterium genome:
- the lepA gene encoding elongation factor 4, producing the protein MPAENANIRNFSIIAHIDHGKSTLADRLLEFTGTVTKREAQEQFLDNMELERERGITIKAQSVRMKYRAKDGKDYILNLIDTPGHVDFAYEVSRSLAACEGAILVVDASQGVEAQTLANVYMALEHDLAIVPVINKVDLPTADVPGARREIEDVIGLDASEAVPASAKEGIGITEILEEIVKKVPPPKGELSAPLKALIFDSWYDSYRGVVMLIRVLEGTISPKQKIKFWSNNKEYEVQEVGFFAPFAKPADKLIAGEVGFLVANVKEIQDAKVGDTVTDFRKPTDSPFPGFKEVKPMVFSGIFPIDSAEYENLRDALAKLKLNDSAFTYEPEVSQALGFGFRCGYLGLLHMEIVQERLEREYKLDLITTAPSVVYKVYLNDTTELVVDNPAKLPPVQNIEHMEEPMLTCNIHVPQDYVGAVLKLCQDRRGIQQDLKHVGARRLQVIYLMPLSEVVFDFFDKLKSVTRGYASLDYELAKYQTSELVKLDILINGEPVDALSIIVHRERAYQRGRDVCAKLKEVIPKQMYEIAIQAAIGSKVIARETIKAFRKNVLAKCYGGDISRKRKLLEKQKEGKKRLKQVGNIEIPQEAFLAVLKVEE; encoded by the coding sequence GTGCCCGCTGAGAACGCCAACATCCGCAACTTCTCGATCATCGCCCACATCGACCACGGCAAGAGCACGCTCGCCGATCGACTGCTGGAGTTCACGGGCACGGTCACCAAGCGCGAGGCGCAGGAACAGTTCCTCGACAACATGGAGTTGGAGCGCGAGCGCGGAATCACCATCAAGGCCCAGTCGGTGCGCATGAAGTACCGCGCCAAGGACGGCAAGGACTACATCCTCAACCTCATCGACACGCCCGGGCACGTGGACTTCGCGTACGAGGTCAGCCGCTCGCTGGCCGCGTGCGAGGGCGCCATCCTCGTGGTTGACGCGAGCCAGGGCGTTGAAGCCCAGACGCTCGCCAACGTGTACATGGCCCTCGAGCACGACCTCGCCATCGTGCCGGTGATCAACAAGGTCGACCTGCCCACCGCCGACGTACCCGGCGCGCGCCGCGAGATCGAGGACGTCATCGGCCTCGACGCCAGCGAGGCCGTGCCCGCCAGCGCCAAGGAAGGCATCGGCATCACCGAGATCCTCGAGGAGATCGTCAAGAAGGTGCCGCCGCCCAAGGGCGAGCTGAGCGCGCCGCTCAAGGCCCTCATCTTCGACAGCTGGTACGACAGCTACCGCGGCGTGGTGATGCTCATTCGCGTGCTCGAGGGCACGATCTCGCCCAAGCAGAAGATCAAGTTCTGGAGCAACAACAAGGAGTACGAGGTTCAGGAGGTCGGCTTCTTCGCGCCGTTCGCCAAGCCGGCCGACAAGCTCATCGCCGGCGAGGTGGGCTTCCTGGTCGCCAACGTGAAGGAGATCCAGGACGCGAAGGTGGGCGACACCGTCACCGACTTCCGCAAGCCGACCGACTCGCCATTCCCGGGCTTCAAAGAAGTGAAGCCCATGGTGTTCAGCGGCATCTTCCCCATCGACTCCGCTGAGTACGAGAACCTCCGCGACGCGCTCGCCAAGCTCAAGCTCAACGACTCCGCCTTCACCTACGAGCCCGAGGTGAGCCAGGCGCTCGGCTTCGGGTTCCGCTGCGGCTACTTGGGCCTCTTGCACATGGAGATCGTGCAGGAGCGGCTCGAGCGCGAGTACAAGCTCGACCTCATCACCACCGCGCCGAGCGTGGTCTACAAGGTGTACCTGAACGACACGACCGAGCTGGTCGTCGACAACCCGGCCAAGCTCCCTCCTGTGCAGAACATCGAGCACATGGAGGAGCCCATGCTCACCTGCAACATCCACGTGCCCCAAGACTACGTGGGTGCGGTGCTCAAGCTCTGCCAGGACCGCCGCGGCATTCAGCAGGACCTGAAGCACGTGGGCGCGCGGCGCCTGCAGGTCATCTACTTGATGCCGCTGTCGGAGGTCGTCTTCGACTTCTTCGACAAGCTCAAAAGCGTGACCCGCGGGTACGCCAGCCTCGACTACGAGCTCGCGAAGTACCAGACCTCGGAGCTGGTGAAGCTCGACATCCTCATCAACGGCGAGCCGGTGGACGCGCTCAGCATCATCGTGCACCGCGAGCGCGCGTATCAGCGCGGCCGCGACGTGTGCGCCAAGCTGAAGGAAGTGATCCCCAAGCAGATGTACGAGATCGCCATCCAGGCGGCGATCGGCAGCAAGGTCATCGCCCGCGAGACCATCAAGGCCTTCCGCAAGAACGTGCTCGCCAAGTGCTACGGCGGCGACATCAGCCGCAAGCGCAAGCTCCTCGAGAAGCAGAAGGAGGGCAAGAAGCGCCTCAAGCAGGTGGGCAACATCGAGATTCCCCAGGAGGCGTTCCTGGCGGTGCTCAAGGTCGAGGAGTAG
- a CDS encoding DUF1905 domain-containing protein encodes MAKARFESELFEGHKGVCAVIVPFDPEERWGQKPVRLAGRRHGWLVRGSVNGTKYDGYIGDRWGRFFIALDDEFRDEANLKVGDTLALVLEPTKSERTYAKARAQSQFTTQPGKPRPDAVAFSSPKPNKARARR; translated from the coding sequence ATGGCCAAGGCGCGCTTCGAGTCAGAGCTGTTCGAGGGACACAAAGGCGTCTGCGCGGTGATCGTGCCGTTCGATCCCGAGGAGCGCTGGGGCCAGAAGCCGGTGCGCCTCGCTGGCCGCCGGCACGGTTGGCTCGTGCGGGGCTCGGTGAACGGCACGAAGTACGACGGCTACATCGGCGATCGCTGGGGCCGCTTCTTCATCGCGCTCGACGACGAGTTCCGTGACGAAGCGAACTTGAAGGTCGGCGACACGCTCGCGCTCGTGCTGGAACCGACGAAGTCCGAGCGCACCTACGCGAAAGCGCGAGCGCAATCGCAGTTCACCACGCAGCCCGGGAAGCCGCGCCCGGACGCCGTCGCGTTCAGTTCACCGAAGCCGAACAAGGCGCGGGCCCGCCGATAG
- a CDS encoding SGNH/GDSL hydrolase family protein, with protein MSARGARVFQRYVAIGDSTTEGLDDPDGRGGYRGWANRLAEMLARENPRLLYANLAIRGLITRQIRETQLSRAVAMKPDLSTVVAGMNDLLRPRFDARAYGSDMEAMFGALVRGGATVLSFTIPDLTPVMPLALPLRRRLMALNEQLRRAALVTGAILVDFAAHPVASDPRIWAEDRLHVNPVGHARVAAAFADALKLPGSNASWCEPFSEPLRRGPHELLRAEVVWVRRHFWPWLSWHLRGHTKEEVRVPKRPEMSPIEG; from the coding sequence ATGTCGGCGCGAGGTGCCCGCGTGTTCCAGCGGTACGTGGCCATTGGCGACAGCACCACGGAGGGACTCGACGATCCCGACGGCCGGGGCGGCTATCGCGGCTGGGCCAATCGGCTCGCGGAGATGCTCGCGCGCGAGAACCCTCGGCTCCTCTACGCCAACCTGGCCATCCGCGGGCTCATCACGCGGCAGATTCGCGAGACCCAGCTCTCGCGTGCGGTGGCCATGAAGCCGGATCTGTCGACGGTCGTCGCGGGCATGAACGATCTGCTCCGGCCGCGTTTCGATGCACGCGCGTACGGATCCGACATGGAGGCGATGTTCGGCGCGCTGGTTCGGGGCGGCGCCACGGTGCTTTCGTTCACGATTCCCGACCTCACGCCGGTGATGCCGCTCGCGCTCCCGCTTCGACGCCGGCTGATGGCCTTGAACGAGCAGCTCCGTCGCGCCGCGCTGGTGACGGGTGCAATCCTCGTGGACTTTGCTGCGCATCCGGTCGCGTCGGATCCACGAATCTGGGCCGAGGATCGGCTGCACGTGAATCCCGTCGGTCACGCGCGCGTGGCGGCCGCGTTCGCCGACGCGCTGAAGCTGCCCGGCTCGAATGCTTCGTGGTGCGAACCATTCTCCGAGCCCCTGCGTCGCGGCCCACACGAGCTCCTGCGCGCCGAGGTGGTGTGGGTGCGGAGGCACTTCTGGCCCTGGCTCAGCTGGCACCTGCGCGGTCACACCAAGGAAGAAGTTCGCGTGCCCAAGCGGCCCGAGATGAGCCCGATCGAGGGCTGA
- a CDS encoding M28 family peptidase, with protein MRPIGLVLLLAAAPAAADAPADLAKRFEADVKVLAADDMEGRGLGTKGIEKAANWIEARLKAEGLKPAFGNSYRQPFKVKTGVAKAEGNALSGVADADWTPLGFTSSGSFKGEAVFVGYGIAAPSLGYDELANVDLKGKVAVMLRYEPQEKDDASIFDGRRPSRWSALRYKVLQARERGAAAVVFVTGPLQDEGKDKLPALANDGPESPSGIPVLQVKTSTAQKWLERAGIKLDQFQKDVDRDLKPRSKVIRGLTLSGKVNVTNTWSETANVAGVLPGKGALKDQIVVVGAHYDHLGYGGEGSMRPNVHAIHNGADDNASGDVSVVLAAEKAQALLKDAPSARTLVVMLFSGEESGLAGSSYFTEHPPFPLERVVSMVNLDMVGQLRDDNLIAMGSDSAPEWKSILDRAQPFGGLKINAHGDGYGPSDQTAFYARHIPVIFFFTGSHDRYHTPDDKPETLNFAGAARVIETTTHVLSELATDAQAPQYARSVTAPAFEGDSRGYGAYLGTVPDYSAMEATEGGVKLSDVRAGGPADKAGIKGGDRIIGMAGTRIENLYDMTYALQDHKPNDTIDVVVVRAGKNLTLRATLGSRSDMGNIKPGQAHPGADAKMASASGPAASNAPPTPEPKPKVAEYFANRPGKSFVIKAGKPFEKTFEGERHFRDIRQLTFGGQNAEAYWSPDGTKLIFQGYSGDRKCDQQFTLDLATGETKMVSSGKGRTTCGYFRYPQQDKIIYASTELGGESCPKEPDRSHGYVWAVYPTYDIFEADPDGSHAKRLTTANGYDAEATWCPRGGKFVFTSTRDGDLELYEMDEAGQVKRLTNTPGYDGGAFYNSDCSEIVFRANHPTGAALDEYKTLLAQGLVKPTNMELFVMKSDGTNLRQLTHNGAANFCPFFTPDSSHVIFASNKGDPQGREFDLWLVDKAGGEPERVTTSPGFDGFPMFSPDGEFVVWASNRASAPGSHDTNLFVARWVE; from the coding sequence GTGCGTCCCATCGGTCTCGTCCTGCTCCTCGCCGCAGCGCCCGCCGCGGCCGATGCTCCAGCCGACCTCGCCAAGCGCTTCGAGGCCGACGTGAAGGTCCTCGCCGCCGACGACATGGAGGGCCGCGGCCTGGGCACGAAGGGAATCGAGAAGGCCGCCAACTGGATCGAGGCGCGGCTCAAGGCCGAGGGGCTCAAGCCCGCGTTCGGAAATTCGTACCGCCAGCCATTCAAGGTGAAGACCGGCGTCGCGAAGGCCGAGGGCAACGCGCTCTCCGGCGTCGCCGACGCCGACTGGACGCCGCTCGGCTTCACCAGCTCGGGCAGCTTCAAGGGCGAGGCGGTGTTCGTGGGCTACGGCATCGCGGCGCCGTCGCTGGGCTACGACGAGCTCGCCAACGTGGACCTGAAGGGCAAGGTCGCGGTGATGCTGCGCTACGAGCCGCAGGAGAAGGACGACGCGTCCATCTTCGACGGCCGGCGCCCGAGCCGCTGGTCGGCCTTGCGCTACAAGGTCCTGCAGGCCCGCGAGCGCGGCGCGGCGGCCGTCGTCTTTGTAACCGGACCGTTACAAGACGAGGGCAAGGACAAGCTGCCCGCGCTCGCGAATGACGGCCCGGAGAGCCCGTCGGGAATTCCGGTGCTGCAGGTGAAGACCTCGACCGCGCAGAAGTGGCTCGAGCGCGCGGGCATCAAGCTCGACCAGTTCCAGAAGGACGTCGACCGCGATCTCAAGCCGCGCTCGAAGGTGATTCGCGGGCTCACGCTCTCGGGCAAGGTCAACGTGACCAACACCTGGAGTGAAACCGCAAACGTCGCCGGCGTGTTGCCGGGCAAGGGCGCGCTCAAGGACCAGATCGTCGTCGTGGGCGCGCACTACGACCACCTCGGCTACGGCGGCGAGGGCTCGATGCGGCCCAACGTGCACGCGATCCACAACGGCGCAGACGACAACGCCTCGGGCGACGTGTCCGTGGTGCTCGCGGCAGAGAAGGCCCAGGCGCTGCTCAAGGACGCGCCGAGCGCGCGAACGCTCGTGGTGATGCTGTTCTCGGGCGAGGAGAGCGGTCTCGCGGGCTCGTCGTACTTCACCGAGCACCCGCCCTTCCCGCTCGAGCGCGTGGTGTCGATGGTGAACCTGGACATGGTCGGCCAGCTCCGCGACGACAACCTCATCGCCATGGGCTCGGACTCGGCGCCGGAGTGGAAGTCGATCCTCGATCGCGCGCAGCCGTTCGGCGGCTTGAAGATCAACGCGCACGGCGATGGCTACGGCCCGTCGGATCAGACCGCGTTCTACGCGCGGCACATCCCGGTGATCTTCTTCTTCACCGGCAGCCACGACCGCTACCACACGCCCGACGACAAGCCCGAGACGCTCAACTTCGCCGGCGCGGCGCGCGTGATCGAGACCACCACGCACGTGCTCAGCGAGCTCGCGACCGACGCCCAGGCGCCGCAGTACGCGCGCTCGGTGACCGCGCCCGCGTTCGAGGGCGACAGCCGCGGCTACGGCGCGTACCTCGGCACCGTGCCCGACTACAGCGCGATGGAAGCGACCGAGGGCGGCGTGAAGCTCAGCGACGTGCGCGCCGGCGGCCCCGCGGACAAGGCCGGCATCAAGGGCGGCGACCGCATCATCGGCATGGCCGGCACGCGTATCGAGAACCTCTACGACATGACCTACGCGCTCCAGGACCACAAGCCGAACGACACCATCGACGTGGTCGTCGTGCGCGCTGGAAAAAACCTCACGCTGCGCGCCACGCTCGGCTCGCGCTCGGACATGGGCAACATCAAGCCCGGTCAGGCGCACCCGGGCGCCGACGCGAAGATGGCGTCCGCGAGCGGGCCTGCTGCGTCCAACGCGCCGCCGACGCCGGAGCCGAAGCCCAAGGTCGCCGAGTATTTTGCAAATCGCCCCGGAAAGAGCTTCGTCATCAAGGCCGGCAAGCCCTTCGAGAAGACCTTCGAAGGCGAAAGACATTTTCGTGACATTCGCCAGCTCACCTTCGGCGGCCAGAACGCCGAGGCGTACTGGAGCCCCGACGGCACCAAGCTCATCTTCCAGGGCTACTCCGGCGATCGAAAGTGCGACCAGCAGTTCACGCTGGATCTCGCGACCGGCGAGACGAAGATGGTCTCCAGCGGCAAGGGACGCACGACCTGCGGCTACTTCCGCTACCCGCAGCAGGACAAGATCATCTACGCGTCGACGGAGCTGGGCGGCGAGAGCTGCCCCAAGGAGCCCGACCGCTCGCACGGCTACGTCTGGGCCGTCTACCCCACGTACGACATCTTCGAGGCAGACCCGGACGGCTCGCACGCGAAGCGCCTCACCACCGCGAACGGCTACGACGCGGAAGCGACCTGGTGCCCGCGCGGCGGCAAGTTCGTGTTCACGTCCACGCGCGACGGCGATCTCGAATTGTATGAAATGGACGAGGCCGGCCAGGTGAAACGACTCACGAATACGCCTGGGTACGACGGCGGCGCGTTCTACAACTCCGATTGCAGCGAGATCGTCTTCCGCGCGAACCATCCGACCGGCGCCGCGCTCGACGAGTACAAGACGCTGCTCGCCCAGGGCCTGGTGAAGCCCACGAACATGGAGCTCTTCGTGATGAAGTCCGACGGCACGAACCTGCGGCAGCTCACCCACAATGGCGCCGCGAACTTCTGCCCGTTCTTCACGCCCGACTCGAGCCACGTGATCTTCGCGTCGAACAAGGGGGATCCGCAGGGCCGTGAGTTCGATCTCTGGCTCGTGGACAAGGCCGGCGGCGAGCCGGAGCGCGTCACCACCTCGCCCGGCTTCGACGGCTTCCCCATGTTCAGCCCGGACGGCGAGTTCGTGGTGTGGGCGTCGAATCGCGCGAGCGCGCCGGGCAGCCACGACACCAACCTCTTCGTGGCGCGCTGGGTGGAGTAG
- the lepB gene encoding signal peptidase I gives MASLRSSRRDAKDLLKEVKGLTKKQGKKVPAEGFSKVAKAQDELETAIRGNQPDQIVGLTRKLDELTGQVYAGLRKSHARQYIESIGSAVLVAVLLRLFVVEMFKIPSGSMVPTLQIGDHLFISKFIYGIRIPFVNSMLVQWHNPQPGDVIVFNSPIEPDKDLIKRVAAVPGDKIEVRNDIVFVNGQMQPRRKVKEDYQYWDYDENTDRWFDETRDSLWEETLGKETHAALERRDILHAVLEGPFTVPPGQIFVLGDNRDNSADSRFNGGWTVPYGNIKGKAFIIMFSWGKGGWWFCHEGGFPCTESGLRLDRFFKGIP, from the coding sequence ATGGCCAGCCTCCGCTCCTCCCGCCGCGACGCCAAGGACCTCCTCAAGGAGGTCAAGGGGCTCACCAAGAAGCAGGGCAAGAAGGTGCCCGCCGAGGGTTTCTCCAAGGTGGCCAAGGCCCAGGACGAGCTCGAGACGGCCATCCGCGGCAACCAGCCCGATCAAATCGTCGGGCTCACGCGCAAGCTCGACGAGCTCACCGGCCAGGTCTACGCCGGCCTCCGCAAGAGCCACGCGCGGCAGTACATCGAGAGCATCGGCAGCGCGGTGCTGGTGGCGGTGCTGCTGCGCCTGTTCGTGGTGGAGATGTTCAAGATCCCCTCGGGATCGATGGTGCCCACGCTGCAGATCGGCGACCACCTCTTCATCTCCAAGTTCATCTACGGCATCCGCATCCCGTTCGTGAACTCGATGCTGGTGCAGTGGCACAACCCGCAGCCGGGCGACGTGATCGTCTTCAACAGCCCCATCGAGCCCGACAAGGACCTCATCAAGCGCGTGGCCGCGGTGCCCGGCGACAAGATCGAGGTGCGCAACGACATCGTCTTCGTGAACGGCCAGATGCAGCCGCGCCGGAAGGTGAAAGAGGACTACCAGTACTGGGACTATGACGAGAACACCGACCGCTGGTTCGACGAGACCCGCGACTCGCTGTGGGAAGAGACGCTGGGCAAGGAGACGCACGCGGCGCTCGAGCGGCGAGACATCCTGCACGCCGTGCTGGAGGGGCCGTTCACGGTGCCGCCCGGCCAGATCTTCGTGCTCGGCGACAACCGCGACAACTCCGCCGACAGCCGCTTCAACGGCGGCTGGACCGTTCCCTACGGCAACATCAAGGGCAAGGCGTTCATCATCATGTTCTCGTGGGGCAAGGGCGGCTGGTGGTTCTGCCACGAGGGCGGCTTCCCCTGCACCGAGTCGGGCCTGCGGCTGGACCGGTTCTTCAAGGGCATCCCGTAA
- a CDS encoding L-seryl-tRNA(Sec) selenium transferase: MEDALKNAALRRLPSIDELLASPYAQRLLESHPRQLVVDAARRAVAEAREAILHRGQHDRADVGERELQAALGVLSRPRLRPVLNATGVVLHTNLGRAPLAQAAIDRMVSVARGYANLELDLESGKRGSRYAPVEELLCTLTGAEAAIVVNNCAGAVLLALSAIASGREVVVSRGEAVEIGGGFRVPDVMRQSGATLVEVGTTNKTRLADYERAVTERTALFLKVHRSNFAIVGFTEEASVAELAELGSMKRVPVFHDLGSGALLDLSASGVHEPTAAASIKAGADLVAFSGDKLLGGPQAGILVGKRELVRAVREHPLNRALRIDKLTVAALEATLQLYAQGEHALLPVQAMLHEEPASCRQRAERLLGMVTAQGLRAEVRDSEVQVGAGASPLDVLRSSAVVIQGLEPEALAERLRAGDPAVLGRVAEGKLWLDVRCVPEHDIQALGQAVGRAALDCATPKGQG; encoded by the coding sequence ATGGAGGACGCGCTCAAGAACGCGGCCCTTCGCCGCCTGCCGTCCATCGATGAGCTGCTCGCAAGTCCCTACGCGCAGCGGCTCCTCGAGAGTCATCCGCGCCAGCTGGTGGTCGACGCGGCTCGTCGCGCCGTGGCCGAGGCGCGCGAAGCGATCCTTCACCGCGGGCAGCACGACCGCGCTGACGTGGGTGAACGCGAGCTCCAGGCCGCGCTCGGAGTGCTCTCGCGGCCGCGGCTGAGACCGGTGCTCAACGCCACCGGCGTGGTGCTGCACACCAACCTCGGCCGCGCGCCGCTGGCGCAGGCCGCCATCGATCGCATGGTCTCGGTGGCCCGCGGCTACGCCAACCTCGAGCTGGATCTCGAGTCCGGCAAGCGCGGCAGCCGCTACGCGCCCGTGGAGGAGCTGCTCTGCACGCTCACCGGCGCCGAGGCGGCGATCGTGGTCAACAACTGCGCGGGCGCGGTGCTGCTGGCGCTCTCGGCGATCGCGAGCGGACGCGAGGTCGTCGTCTCGCGCGGCGAGGCGGTGGAGATCGGCGGCGGCTTCCGCGTGCCCGATGTGATGCGCCAGTCTGGCGCGACGCTCGTGGAAGTGGGAACGACGAACAAGACGCGGCTCGCCGACTACGAACGCGCCGTCACCGAGCGCACCGCGCTCTTCTTGAAGGTGCACCGGTCCAACTTCGCCATCGTGGGCTTCACCGAAGAGGCGAGCGTGGCCGAGTTGGCCGAGCTGGGCAGCATGAAGCGCGTGCCGGTCTTTCACGATCTCGGCTCGGGCGCGCTGCTCGACTTGTCTGCGTCGGGTGTCCACGAGCCCACCGCGGCCGCGAGCATCAAGGCCGGCGCGGATCTCGTGGCATTCTCGGGCGACAAGCTCCTCGGCGGGCCACAGGCCGGCATCCTGGTGGGCAAGCGCGAGCTCGTCCGCGCCGTTCGCGAGCACCCGCTCAACCGCGCGCTCCGCATCGACAAGCTCACGGTGGCCGCGCTGGAGGCCACCCTGCAGCTCTACGCGCAGGGCGAGCACGCGCTCTTGCCGGTGCAGGCCATGCTTCACGAGGAGCCCGCGTCATGTCGGCAGCGCGCCGAGCGTCTGCTTGGCATGGTCACCGCGCAGGGGCTCCGCGCCGAGGTGCGCGACAGCGAGGTTCAGGTGGGCGCTGGCGCTTCGCCGCTGGACGTGCTCCGCTCATCTGCAGTGGTGATTCAGGGGCTCGAGCCGGAGGCGCTGGCGGAGCGGCTTCGAGCGGGGGACCCGGCGGTCCTGGGCCGGGTTGCAGAAGGCAAGCTCTGGCTCGATGTTCGCTGCGTGCCGGAGCACGACATCCAAGCATTGGGCCAAGCGGTCGGCCGGGCCGCTCTGGACTGTGCAACGCCAAAGGGGCAAGGGTAA
- a CDS encoding HNH endonuclease: MLNSSVLVLNRLYQPIHVTNVRRAFALMYQGVARAVDAEYRLFDFESWTQLSAALHDSVGAVGRRIRVPRVIVLTSYEHLPKNRVRFSRLNIYARDQNTCQYCGKVFPRHELNLDHVVPRSKGGVTSWENVVCSCIACNLRKGGRSPEEARMPLFKKPVRPRWTPFFRTPTGRKTYREWIPFLNLADASYWNAELSEE, encoded by the coding sequence ATGCTGAACAGCAGCGTGCTCGTGCTCAACCGCCTCTATCAACCCATCCACGTGACCAACGTGCGCCGCGCGTTCGCCCTGATGTACCAGGGCGTGGCCCGCGCGGTGGACGCGGAGTACCGCCTCTTCGACTTCGAGTCGTGGACGCAGCTCTCCGCGGCCCTGCACGACTCGGTGGGCGCGGTGGGGCGCCGCATCCGCGTGCCGCGGGTGATCGTGCTCACCTCGTACGAGCACCTGCCCAAGAACCGGGTGCGCTTCTCGCGGCTCAACATCTACGCGCGCGACCAGAACACCTGCCAGTACTGCGGCAAGGTCTTCCCGCGGCACGAGCTCAACCTCGACCACGTGGTGCCGCGCAGCAAGGGCGGCGTGACGAGCTGGGAGAACGTGGTGTGCAGCTGCATCGCGTGCAACCTGCGCAAGGGCGGCCGGTCGCCGGAGGAGGCGCGCATGCCACTCTTCAAGAAGCCGGTGCGCCCGCGCTGGACGCCGTTCTTCCGCACGCCCACCGGCCGCAAGACCTACCGCGAGTGGATCCCGTTCCTGAACCTCGCCGACGCGAGCTACTGGAACGCCGAGCTCAGCGAGGAGTGA
- a CDS encoding DUF1569 domain-containing protein: protein MPSLDDARSKLDALEQRPPTGVMGWSASEILQHCAQSVEMSIQGFPTMRSIIVRGLFGPMVKRKFLKAGAMKHDLTAPIPGAPPLDREVPLAEALKRLRASFDAFQGYRGELSPHFAYGAVSHDEYAQLHAMHVLEHLQALGL, encoded by the coding sequence ATGCCCTCCCTCGACGACGCACGCAGCAAGCTCGACGCGCTGGAGCAGAGGCCGCCCACGGGCGTGATGGGCTGGAGCGCCTCGGAGATCCTCCAGCACTGCGCGCAGAGCGTGGAGATGAGCATCCAGGGCTTCCCGACGATGCGGAGCATCATCGTCCGCGGGCTCTTCGGGCCCATGGTGAAGCGCAAGTTCCTCAAGGCCGGCGCCATGAAGCACGACCTCACCGCGCCCATCCCCGGCGCGCCGCCGCTCGATCGCGAGGTGCCGCTGGCCGAGGCGCTCAAGCGCCTGCGCGCGTCGTTCGATGCGTTCCAGGGCTATCGCGGTGAGCTGTCGCCGCACTTCGCGTACGGCGCGGTGAGCCACGACGAGTACGCGCAGCTGCATGCGATGCATGTGCTCGAGCACCTGCAGGCGCTCGGGCTCTAG
- a CDS encoding GNAT family N-acetyltransferase, protein MLRQASRDDLEHLLEMMVEFNRLERVPFDKARTRLALLRLLDDRSLGRVLLVLDGASAIAGYVVLTYGYDLEFGGRDAFLTEVYLEPHARRRGLATRALADLDALAREDGASAIHLGVYADNAPAVALYERAGYQPLPRVFYSKRLR, encoded by the coding sequence ATGCTGCGCCAAGCCAGCCGCGATGACCTCGAGCACCTGCTCGAGATGATGGTGGAGTTCAATCGCCTCGAGCGCGTTCCGTTCGACAAGGCGCGCACCCGGCTTGCGCTGCTTCGGCTGCTCGACGACCGCTCTCTGGGACGCGTGCTGCTGGTCCTCGACGGAGCGAGCGCCATCGCGGGCTACGTGGTGCTGACCTACGGCTACGACCTCGAGTTCGGCGGGCGCGATGCGTTCCTGACCGAGGTCTACCTCGAGCCCCACGCGCGAAGGCGCGGGCTGGCCACGCGTGCGCTCGCGGATCTCGACGCGCTCGCGCGCGAAGACGGCGCCTCGGCCATCCACCTCGGCGTCTATGCGGACAACGCGCCGGCAGTCGCGCTCTATGAGCGCGCCGGCTATCAACCGTTGCCGCGCGTCTTCTACTCGAAGCGGCTTCGGTAG